One window of the Anomaloglossus baeobatrachus isolate aAnoBae1 chromosome 12, aAnoBae1.hap1, whole genome shotgun sequence genome contains the following:
- the PSMB4 gene encoding proteasome subunit beta type-4 has product MMMGSEMRLFPGGPAPGELHSFPGLGPHRHTLNPMVTGTSVLGVKFDGGVMIAADMLGSYGSLARFRNISRIMKVNSCTMLGASGDYADYQYLKQVLEQMVIDEELVGDGHNYSPKAVHSWLTRVMYNRRSKMNPLWNTVVLGGFYNGESFLGYVDKLGVAYEAPTIATGFGAYLAQPLMRDVVENKPTLTRDEARQLIERCMKVLYYRDARSYNRYEIAIVTEKGVEIEGPLSSETNWEIAHLISGFE; this is encoded by the exons ATGATGATGGGCAGCGAGATGCGGTTGTTCCCCGGAGGACCGGCGCCGGGAGAACTACACAGCTTCCCCGGGCTGGGGCCCCACAGACACACGCT GAATCCGATGGTGACTGGGACCTCTGTTTTGGGGGTGAAGTTTGACGGTGGGGTGATGattgctgcagacatgttgggctcATATGGCTCGCTGGCCAGATTCCGCAACATCTCCAGGATAATGAAGGTGAACTCCTGCACCATGCTGGGGGCGTCTGGAGACTACGCCGACTACCAGTATCTGAAGCAGGTGCTGGAGCAGATGGT GATTGACGAGGAGCTGGTGGGTGATGGGCACAACTACAGTCCTAAGGCCGTGCACTCATGGCTCACCAGGGTCATGTACAACCGCAGGAGCAAGATGAACCCGCTCTGGAACACAGTGGTGTTGGGGGGCTTCTACAACGGAGAGAG cttcctgggttATGTAGACAAGTTGGGTGTTGCCTATGAAGCCCCGACAATAGCCACAGGGTTTGGCGCTTACTTGGCTCAG CCACTAATGCGAGACGTGGTGGAGAATAAGCCCACGCTGACGCGGGACGAGGCCCGGCAGCTGATTGAACGCTGCATGAAGGTGCTGTACTACCGCGATGCCAGGTCCTACAACAGA TATGAAATCGCCATTGTCACAGAGAAAGGAGTGGAGATCGAGGGTCCACTGTCCTCTGAAACCAACTGGGAGATCGCCCACCTGATCAG TGGATTTGAATGA